DNA from Variovorax sp. V213:
CGCCAGCGCGAGGCACAGGCCCCAGCTCGAACCCAGCAGCACGCACACCACCGTCATGCGCAGCGTCATCCAGGCGCCCTGCCAGAACAGGTCCTTGTATTCGACCAGGATGTCCCAGCGGAACCATCCGAACAGCAGGACGGGTTGTTCCATCTAGCGCTCGCTCTTGCTCGAAGCGGGTGTGCTCATCGGGCGTTCGGGTCCTTGTTGAACCACTTCTTGTAGATGGTGGCGTAGCTGCCGTCGGCGCGGATCGCGGCCAGGCCGGCCGTGAGCTTGTCGAGCAGCGCCTTGTCGCCCTTCTTCACGACAATGCCGAAGCCTTCCTCGGGGAAGGACTTGTCGTCGAGCGTCTTGAGCTCGGGGTTCTGCGCCACGCGGTAGGCGATCACGCCGTTGTCGCCCATGGCCGCATCGACGCCGCCGCCGGCCAGCTCGGAAATGATGAGCGGCGTGCTCTCGAAGCGGCGGATGTTGGGGTTGGTCTTGCCGAACTCGCGCGAGGCGATGTCGTCGGCGGTGGAAGCGCTCACCACGGCAATCTTCTTGCCGGCGAGGTCCTTCAGCGAGGCGACGGTGCTGCTCTTGGGCAGCGCGATCAGCTGGCGTGCCGCGAAGTAGGGCGGTGTGAAGTCGTAGCTCTGCTTGCGCTTCTCGTTGATGGTGACGCCCGAGATCACGAGGTCGACGTCGCCGTTGTTGAGCGCGCCGAAGATGCCCGTGAACGGCGTGTTGACGACCTTGATCTTCAGGCCCTGCTGCTTGGCAATGGCGTTGATGATGTCGATGTCGAAGCCGACGATCTGCTTGTCCTTGTTCTCGAAGGCGAAGGGCGCGTAGGTGGCGCTCGACGCCACGGTGAGTTCGCGGTTCTGGGCCTGGGCGGCGAAGCAGAGCGAGGCGGCGGCAAGGCCGAGCGCCAGGGCGCGGCGGATGGGGTTCATGGGGGCTTCTTCCTCTTGTGGCGCCGGCTGGCGGCGTGTGTGTATGTGATGGGCGGGAATTTTAGGTTGCAGCTAGCGTGCCAGGTGTCCGAGCGGCCAGGCGCTGCTGGCCTTCACCTCCCCCAGCGAAAAGCTGGTGTGCAGGTCTTTCACGTTGGGCAGGTTCATGAGGTGCCGGCGCGCGAAGGCCGAAAAACTGTCCAGGTCCTGCGCCACCACCTGCAGCTCGAAGGTGCCGGTGCCGCTGATGTAGTGGCATGCCACCACTTCGGGCAGCTTGCGGATCGCGTCTTCCAGCTTCTGGGTGGCGTCGTTGGTGACGCGCTCGGTGTCCACGCGCACGAAAGCGAGCACCCCGAGCCCGATCTTGTGGCGGTCGATCTCGGCGTGGTAACCCTTGATGAAGCCGGCTTCTTCCAGCGCGCGCACCCGGCGCCAGCAGGGTGCGGCCGAGAGCCCCACGCGCTGCGCAAGCTCGGCGTTGGTCAGGCGGCCGTCGGCCTGCAGTTCTTGCAGTATTGCAAGGTCGAACTTGTCAATGCTTTCCATAAGTGGAGATCTTAAGCAAGATTCTTTCTGAAAGCCGGTTTTTAGAGGCAAAGAACGCAAACACCTGTCGCGCACCCCGGCATACACTTTGCGTGATCATGGGCTCGCGCCCTACCGGGCACAGACCCACACCCAGCCAGGCCCACAAGGCCCTGCCACACGGAGACAGACACACATGAACGCCCCACTGCCGGAGCACATTCGCAAGGCCCTCGAAACCGTCACGCTCGACGACAAATACAGCCTCGACTACGGCCGCGCTTTCATGAGCGGCGTCCAGGCGCTCGTCAAGCTGCCGATGCTGCAGCGCCTGCGCGACAAGCAGGCCGGCAAAAACACCGCCGGTTTCATCAGCGGCTACCGCGGCTCCCCGCTCGGCGGCTACGACCAGGCGCTGTGGAAGGC
Protein-coding regions in this window:
- a CDS encoding basic amino acid ABC transporter substrate-binding protein is translated as MNPIRRALALGLAAASLCFAAQAQNRELTVASSATYAPFAFENKDKQIVGFDIDIINAIAKQQGLKIKVVNTPFTGIFGALNNGDVDLVISGVTINEKRKQSYDFTPPYFAARQLIALPKSSTVASLKDLAGKKIAVVSASTADDIASREFGKTNPNIRRFESTPLIISELAGGGVDAAMGDNGVIAYRVAQNPELKTLDDKSFPEEGFGIVVKKGDKALLDKLTAGLAAIRADGSYATIYKKWFNKDPNAR
- a CDS encoding Lrp/AsnC family transcriptional regulator, which produces MESIDKFDLAILQELQADGRLTNAELAQRVGLSAAPCWRRVRALEEAGFIKGYHAEIDRHKIGLGVLAFVRVDTERVTNDATQKLEDAIRKLPEVVACHYISGTGTFELQVVAQDLDSFSAFARRHLMNLPNVKDLHTSFSLGEVKASSAWPLGHLAR